GTGTCCACTTTCCGGATTATACTAGAAAGAACTAGTAATTATTATTCCCAATCAATAATTTTAAGTGCCGGCCATTTCTTCTTCCATTTTTGGCATTTGCTTACGTATGTATCTTTAGTAATCTGGGTTTTATTAGCTCTAATAATCTGACCAAACATATCATTAAGACCAAAAGGTGCATAAACCTGCAAGTTATTCCCAATCATTTTTATACCTATAGAAGTGGCAGTTGTCGGCCAAGTATTAATTGCCTCTTCTAGGGAGGTGTAGGGCTTTAAATCATATCCGTAACGATCCTTATACCACAGATGAACTCTTGCCTGATTTTTAACATCTATATCCACTGGTAAGTGTGAGAATTGTTGTTTTACTTTTTGTATAACACAGTCCTCTGCTTCATAGGATATATCAGTATTATCAAAATAGACAAAGTCAACATCCGAAATACCATACATTAATTCCATATTATTTTGATAATTCCATACCGTTTGGCAAATACACCCTGCACCTATGTAGTAATTCTTAAGATGTAAAAATTGAGACATTTTTAGAATTTCTAATAGTATATCGTTTTTTGAAACAATAGACAAAAGTAATTCTTTTTGTGAATCTAAATCAATATTATGACCAAGCATAAAACACTCCTTTATTCTATAATTTTACAGCAAGATTATATAAAAAAAGTCGCTTACACTTTAAACGACTTTCATTTTATATATAGACTGCACCTAACTGGATTCGAACCAGCGGCCTACCGCTTAGGAGGCGGTCGCTCTATCCTACTGAGCTATAGATGCATGACTGTCTTTAGACAGCAAAACTATTCTACTATTTTATTAACAAATAGTCAACACTTTAAAGAATATTTTTTAGAATTCAGTTAATTCAAACATTTTTCTGAATTAAAATCAATATTGCCTTGCAGCCATATATTCCCTTTAAATCTTCTGCCTACTACCGGTTCTCCATACAAATCTTTTTTATTAATTAATACCTGAAATATTACATCGTTACAAGAAATCGTTAGTACATATAATTCTTCTCCGGTAACCTCATTGGTTAAGGTATCCATATCGGTTATTATTCCAAGTATAGAATAATTATCGGATTCTGATCCATAAGGAGTAAAAGATGTTTCAACAATTGTGTATATATCTTCAAATTTTGCCCTTCGCGATATCATGGCATACATATCAATATCATCTATTGTAAGACTGTCAATTGCCTCCTGATTGCCTTTTTTAGCTTCAGCAATCAATTGCCTGCGGTAAAGAACATCTGCACTATTATTTTTAGCCAGCTTCTCGTCATGTTCCATGGGAAGTAGTATTTTTCCAGATACTGACAATGCAGATAAGTAAATCGAAAAAAGCCTGTCAGGTTGCTTGTTATCCTTACCTTCCATGAGATAATCTACTACATTCTGCAAATAAAAAATCAGAGAAACCCCCAGTCGGACATCGTCACACATTCCGGTATAAGCATCGGTATCTACTCTTTTTATAATAGATACTTCCTCTTTTGTACTCATATAATTACTCTTAAAATAAGGAAAATAGTGTTCCATATAAAACTTACCATCACCATCATATTCCCCACGGACAGTAATGCCCATCTGTTTCGAGAATAACTTCGAAATTTCAGCAAAAGTTTTATTATTACTCTCATTGTATGTTTTCTTTTCTGTCGGTTCTTCCGTAATTAAATTTATTAATCTATCTAATTCTAAACGGTCTGTTATCTCACTAAATCCGATTGCTCTTAAAAAACTATGCACAGTCTTTCACCACCTAACTGATGATAATTCGCCTTCATCAAAAAAAGAGTCTAGCTTATTTATCTTACCCATATTATTAAATAATATACAAATTTCAATGTATCTATTACTTATATCATATTTTTGGTTTACTGGCAAGAGTAATCCACTGAATTGAAAAAATATTACTTTTGGTTATTATATGGCTAATACTCGTTCCTCTACTCATCTTTGATAATTGGAATTTACTCAAATAATGGGTTTTGTAATCTCTCTATTTTCAAAGGCTTAAAAGGTTTCACCAATATATTATTTAATTAAATGAAACTTTTATAGCCAGATATAAAGATACATTCTAGCATTTATACACCACAAAAAGGCTATTCTTATTTAATATCCACAATTTCCTGAAGATATCAACCTAAGAATAACCTATTAGAAAGGAGGAATACTTACAACTCGATTGTATCCTCAATCATAATAGATAATTCCTTTTTTAAATCTTTCTCAATCCAAGTCTGATATTTATTGCCATTTGCATCTGAAATCATATGTAAAACCGGACGGGTGGGGCATTTTATATTTTGTCTGATAACAATCCCTTTCTCACCACGATTTGTTACTACTACCGTTCCATTGGGATAGGCTGCAACTGCTTCTATAAAACAATTAACGATATCGAAATCAAATTTTACTCCTGCCTGACTGACTATATAATCAATTGTATGGTGAACCTTCATCTTAGGCACCAAAAAACCATACACAAAGCTGTCAAAAACATCACACACGGCTACTATTTTACTTCCTATTTTAATTTTATCCTCCTTTTTATGAAAAGGATAACCAGTTCCGTCCAGCCTTTCGTGATGACAAAGAATAATATCCTTTGCCCCTAAAGAGAGCCAATCTTCTTTTACAACAGAAGAATAACCTAGTATAACGTGCTTCATTAACTCTTTTTGTTCTTGTTTACTGCTTTTTATATAATTAAAATCCATGTAGTCAAAAGGCATTAAATTATAGCCAATATCATGAAGTAAACTGCCAATGGCTATCTCCTTTACCTTTACTTTAGGAAGCCTTAAGCGCAGTGCCAGAAGCACTGACAGGGCACATACATTAATCGAGTGTGAATAAGTACTCTCACTTTTCCTCCTCACTCCTGATATACTAAACATAACCTCTGGTTCCTCGATGATATCAGACATTATCTGCTCTGCTACAGATTGAATTTCTACTAGATCACCATTCCCCTGATAGGAGTATTTATCAATTATTTCTTTTACTATATCCTGGCACTGATCCTTAATTTTTTCTTCGATACTGTCCTCATCATCCAAACCAACAGATAATTCATCATTCACATATATATAGTAAATTCCCAATTCCATGAGACGTTTTACATACTCTCTCTTTATAACAGATCCTGCTGACATAATTACAATTCCACTGTCACTCAGAATATCTTTAGCAAGCAATTCATGTCCCTTGATTGAATCAAGTAACATTCTTCTCATACGACACACCTCGTAATATTAACATTTGCGGACAAGAGTCTTAAGTGTAATTCTAAATCTAATTTTCTGAGGAAAATCATCCACTTAATAATACAATATCCAATTATTTATTTAATGTCAATAATTTCATAAATATAATTAAAAATTAATTTTTAGTAATTGTTATATTTTTAACATTTTCATAATTTTGGTTGTTTCTTTTTGTACTATTTTTATATCGACATTTTAGTCTTTGTTAATAATGCACAATTATAACAATTTTATCCTAATTATTTTTACATTTTATTGTAATAATTATATAAAATATTATTTGACAAAATCTGAATTCTTTGTTATATTCATAGTGTGAATTTCATTTATGACAAATTGTTAAATAATTAACATAACAACTGCAAAATAGGAGGATTTTAAGTATGAGTGAAAAGAAACAACCAACAGCACAAGAGCATGTTGATCTTCTTGTGAAAAATGCACAGGTAGCCTTAAAAGAATTTATGAATTTTGATCAGGAAACCATTGATAATATCGTTCATGAAATGGCTTTAGCAGGTTTAGCAAAGCAACAATATCTTGCTAAATTCGCTGTAGAAGAAACCGGAAGGGGTATCTACGAGGATAAAATCACTAAAAATATATTTGCTACCGAATATATTTGGCATTCTATCAAATACCAGAAGACAGTTGGTATCATTGAAGATAATGAAGAAGAAGACTTTATGATGGTGGCTGAACCCATCGGTATAGTAGCTGGTGTCACTCCTGTAACAAATCCAACCTCAACAACTATGTTTAAAATTCTATCATGTATTAAAACCAGAAATCCTATTATTTTCGGTTTTCATCCTAGTGCTCAACAGTGCTCAAAGGCTGCAGCTCAAATTCTATTAGATGCCGCTGTCAAGGCAGGTGCTCCAAAGAATTGTATTCAATGGATAGAATATCCTTCTGTTGAAGCTACAAACGTATTAATGAATCATTCAGGTGTGGCTTGTATCCTTGCAACGGGTGGCCCTGGCATGGTTAAAGCTGCTTATTCTTCTGGTAAACCAGCTCTTGGTGTTGGACCTGGTAACGTACCATGTTTCATTGAAAAAACGGCTGTATTAAAAAGAGCTGTAAATGACTTAGTACTATCAAAATCCTTTGACAATGGTATGATTTGCGCTTCAGAGCAGGCAGCAATTATTGAAGCTCCTGTATACAAAGAAGTGATTGAGTTAATGAAAAAGGCCGGATGCTACTTTGCAACCAAAGAAGAAATCAAAAAATTAGAACCAGTTGTTATTAATATAGAAAAACACTCCGTTAACCCTGAAATCGTAGGTCAGTCTCCTGTGAAAATTGCTGCACTTGCAGGTATAACAATTCCTGCGGATACAAAGATTTTATGCACAGAAATCGAAGGAGTCGGTCTTGAATATCCACTATCCATTGAAAAATTATCCCCTGTCCTTGCAGTGATTAAAGCAAAAGATGTGGAAGATGGTATGGTTTTATGCGAAAAAATGTTAGCAAACGGCGGAATGGGTCACTCTTCCGTACTTCACTCCTCAAACCAAACAATAATTGAAGAATTCTCTAATCGTATGAAAACGGGTAGAATTATTGTTAACTCTCCGTCCACACATGGTGCAATAGGTGATCTTTACAATACCAATATGCCTTCTTTAACCTTAGGCTGCGGTTCCTATGGCGGAAACTCTACAACTCATAACGTATCTGCTGTTGACCTTGTGAATGTCAAACGAGTAGCAAAGAGGAGAAACAATATGCAATGGTTTAAAGTTCCTAGCAAAATTTATTTTGAATCCGGTTCAACGGCATATTTATCCAAAATGCCTAATATCTCAAAAGCATTCATCGTAACTGACCCCGCTATGACCCAGTTAGGATATGTAAATAAAGTTTTGTACCAATTAAGAAATAGAGAGCAATATGTTCATTGTGAAATTTTTGATCAGGTTGAACCCGATCCATCTTTAGAAACCATCATGAATGGCGTCGACTCCATGAACAAGTTTAAACCAGATGTAATCATTGCACTCGGCGGAGGATCAGCAATCGATGCTGCTAAAGGTATGTGGTTATTCTATGAAAATCCGGAAGCCGACTTTAAAAATATGTCCTTAAAATTCTTAGATATCAGAAAGAGAACTTATAAGTTCCCTGAACTTGGAAAGAAAGCACAGTTAGTCGCTATTCCTACGACCTCAGGTACAGGTTCTGAAGTAACCTCCTTTGCTGTTATCTCAGATAAAACAGAGAACAAAAAATATCCTTTAGCAGATTATGAGTTAACTCCTGATGTTGCAATTATTGATCCTGACTTTGTTATGTCAGTTCCTAAGAAATCAACTGCTTGGACCGGTATGGATGTATTAACTCACGCCATTGAAGCTTACATCTCAATCTTGGCATCCGACTATACCGATGCGTTAGCAATTCATGCAATAGAAATGGTATTCACTTACCTGAAGAGATCCTATGAATTAGGAGCAAATGATCCGGTTGCCAGAGAAAAAATGCATAATGCATCAACAATTGCGGGTATGGCATTTACAAATGCTTTCCTTGGTATAAACCACTCCTTAGCACACAAATTAGGTGGAGAATATCATGTACCCCATGGTTGTGCGAATGCTATCTTATTGCCACACGTAGTTCGCTATAATGGTACTTCCTGCCCTACAAAATTCACGGCTTGGCCAAAATATGAGAATTATATCGTAGGTGATAAAATATTTGCCCTCATGAACAAATTAGGATTTAAACCAAAGAATAATGACGATGCGGTAGAAATTTTAGCAACTGAAATTGAAAAGTTAAACGAATTTTTAGAAATACCTGCAACATTAAAAGAGTATGGACTTGATGAAAAGAATTATTTATCTAAAGTAGGTACCTTAGCTGATTTAGCTTTTGGTGATCAGTGTACAACTGCTAACCCTCGTCTTCCATTGGTAACAGAATTAGAAAATATATATTTACTTGCCTACTATGGAAAGGGTAATATTCCTGAGAAAAAATAATATACTTCGATGGATGAAGCATACTATATGCTTCATCTATCCATTTTCATATATTATATAGTTTTCATAAATTATCCACATTAATGAACTGTTCTAATGCAATTCGTCAACAAATTGTTCTATTCTCTATTTTATGTGGATAACCTACAATACAAAAGGAGCATGACATATTTATACGTGTCATGCTCCAAATTTTTATTCCATAAAGTTTTTTGTTTTTTTAGCTTCTTCTAATGCTAGTTTT
The nucleotide sequence above comes from Anaerocolumna cellulosilytica. Encoded proteins:
- the adhE gene encoding bifunctional acetaldehyde-CoA/alcohol dehydrogenase, which codes for MSEKKQPTAQEHVDLLVKNAQVALKEFMNFDQETIDNIVHEMALAGLAKQQYLAKFAVEETGRGIYEDKITKNIFATEYIWHSIKYQKTVGIIEDNEEEDFMMVAEPIGIVAGVTPVTNPTSTTMFKILSCIKTRNPIIFGFHPSAQQCSKAAAQILLDAAVKAGAPKNCIQWIEYPSVEATNVLMNHSGVACILATGGPGMVKAAYSSGKPALGVGPGNVPCFIEKTAVLKRAVNDLVLSKSFDNGMICASEQAAIIEAPVYKEVIELMKKAGCYFATKEEIKKLEPVVINIEKHSVNPEIVGQSPVKIAALAGITIPADTKILCTEIEGVGLEYPLSIEKLSPVLAVIKAKDVEDGMVLCEKMLANGGMGHSSVLHSSNQTIIEEFSNRMKTGRIIVNSPSTHGAIGDLYNTNMPSLTLGCGSYGGNSTTHNVSAVDLVNVKRVAKRRNNMQWFKVPSKIYFESGSTAYLSKMPNISKAFIVTDPAMTQLGYVNKVLYQLRNREQYVHCEIFDQVEPDPSLETIMNGVDSMNKFKPDVIIALGGGSAIDAAKGMWLFYENPEADFKNMSLKFLDIRKRTYKFPELGKKAQLVAIPTTSGTGSEVTSFAVISDKTENKKYPLADYELTPDVAIIDPDFVMSVPKKSTAWTGMDVLTHAIEAYISILASDYTDALAIHAIEMVFTYLKRSYELGANDPVAREKMHNASTIAGMAFTNAFLGINHSLAHKLGGEYHVPHGCANAILLPHVVRYNGTSCPTKFTAWPKYENYIVGDKIFALMNKLGFKPKNNDDAVEILATEIEKLNEFLEIPATLKEYGLDEKNYLSKVGTLADLAFGDQCTTANPRLPLVTELENIYLLAYYGKGNIPEKK
- a CDS encoding DUF3881 family protein, translated to MHSFLRAIGFSEITDRLELDRLINLITEEPTEKKTYNESNNKTFAEISKLFSKQMGITVRGEYDGDGKFYMEHYFPYFKSNYMSTKEEVSIIKRVDTDAYTGMCDDVRLGVSLIFYLQNVVDYLMEGKDNKQPDRLFSIYLSALSVSGKILLPMEHDEKLAKNNSADVLYRRQLIAEAKKGNQEAIDSLTIDDIDMYAMISRRAKFEDIYTIVETSFTPYGSESDNYSILGIITDMDTLTNEVTGEELYVLTISCNDVIFQVLINKKDLYGEPVVGRRFKGNIWLQGNIDFNSEKCLN
- a CDS encoding nucleotidyltransferase family protein, whose translation is MLGHNIDLDSQKELLLSIVSKNDILLEILKMSQFLHLKNYYIGAGCICQTVWNYQNNMELMYGISDVDFVYFDNTDISYEAEDCVIQKVKQQFSHLPVDIDVKNQARVHLWYKDRYGYDLKPYTSLEEAINTWPTTATSIGIKMIGNNLQVYAPFGLNDMFGQIIRANKTQITKDTYVSKCQKWKKKWPALKIIDWE
- a CDS encoding HD-GYP domain-containing protein, translated to MRRMLLDSIKGHELLAKDILSDSGIVIMSAGSVIKREYVKRLMELGIYYIYVNDELSVGLDDEDSIEEKIKDQCQDIVKEIIDKYSYQGNGDLVEIQSVAEQIMSDIIEEPEVMFSISGVRRKSESTYSHSINVCALSVLLALRLRLPKVKVKEIAIGSLLHDIGYNLMPFDYMDFNYIKSSKQEQKELMKHVILGYSSVVKEDWLSLGAKDIILCHHERLDGTGYPFHKKEDKIKIGSKIVAVCDVFDSFVYGFLVPKMKVHHTIDYIVSQAGVKFDFDIVNCFIEAVAAYPNGTVVVTNRGEKGIVIRQNIKCPTRPVLHMISDANGNKYQTWIEKDLKKELSIMIEDTIEL